Sequence from the Candidatus Bathyarchaeota archaeon genome:
GGAGGCCACAGCCCTAGACGAGGAGACTTCGAAGGAGGCTGTCGCATCCAGGGTTGTGGAGGAGATGAGGAGAGGTGTGACCTACATCCTGGGCCCGGGCTCGACGGTGGCCAAGGTGGCAGAGCTCCTGGGGCTGGAGAAGACCCTGCTAGGAGTGGATGTGGTGAGGGATGGAAAGATAATAGTCAAGGATGCTGGGGAGAGGGAGCTGCTAGGGGTTCTAGAGGGTTCAGGAGGGGGGGCCTACATCATCCTCTCACCCATAGGGGGGCAGGGCTCCCTCCTGGGAAGAGGAAACCAGCCAATAAGCCCCGGGGTCTTGAGGAGGGTGGGGCTGGATAGGATAGTGGTCATAGCGACCCCCCAGAAGATGGCCAGGCTGAGAAGCCTCACCGTAGACACAGGAGACCCTGAGCTAGATAGCCAACTCAGAGGATATAGGAGGGTTATAGTCGGATACCATGAGGAGAAGGTTGTCAAGGTCCTGTAGGAGGCATATGGCCTCACCATCCACCGTAAAGCCTTGCCGCCAGGACCTCAGGGAGACCCATTCTACGCATCTTTGAGGCAACTGAATCCACATCGTAGTCGACGCGTCGGTGATCAACCTTAACTGAAGACCCCTCTATCTCCAAAAGCATATAGCTAGCCCTTGGATCCCCATCCCTTGGCTGACCGACGGAGCCAGGGTTCATCAAGAAACCATTTCCAGTTTCTATTACATATGGGATGTGGGTGTGACCGAGGATGATGAGGCCCACATCTAGAGCCTCCAAGTAATCCTCCGCGACAGCCTCAGCCTCCTCGGGGAATACGTACTCGTTAACAGGGTCTGAGGGGCTCCCGTGATAGACCTGAATCCTGACGCCATCGATCTCTAGATTCAAACCCATCGGGAGGCTCCCGAGCCTCCTCACCTCATCGGCCTCGAGGAGGCGCCTATTGATCCTAACGGCCTCGGCGGCGTAGGGGTTGAACCCTGAGGTGTCTCCTGTCACGATGGCGTAGTCGTGATTCCCCATCACCGAGTGGAAGCCCAACTCATCAATCTTACGTAGGCACTCTGAGGGGTTCGGCCCATATCCGACGATGTCGCCGGCGCAGATGGCAAGGTCGAAGCCATCGGCGTCTCCGAGCACCTCTAGGAGAGCCTCAAGGTTACTATGTACATCCGAGATAACGAGAACCCTCATCACCATCCCTTATCTTTATGGGTCATGGAGATTTCAGCATATTGGAGAAACGGTTTATTCGTTGAGGCGCCTATGATTGTCCATGATGAGCCTCCGCTTCACCACCGATGAGGTTGTATATGACGGGCTGAAGCTTCAGGGAGCCCTAGCCGAGCTTGAGAACGCGGTGATAGCCCTCTTCTGGGAGGGGGAGAGGCCGAGACTTGGGACATTAACCCTCACCCTTCCAGGTGGAGTAACCTCGACCCTCCTGGGGGAGAGATCCCATGTAATTGGCCAACTTATAGGGGAGAGGCTGGCCACGTCTTATGGCAAGATGATCCTGGTCTCCACCAGGCTGGAGATATCCTCGGATAGCCGGGCGGCTAGAGTGCTTCTAGAGCTAGCGAAGAGGCTGACGAGGGGCGGAGCTAGAGATGAGTGACCTCAGGGGGTTCCTGGAGAGGCTTGAGAGGGAGGGGGAGGTCCTCCACATCGAGGAGGAGGCCTCCCCAAGGTTTGAGATACCCCTATTACTGAGGGCTTTCGACGGGGACAAGGCCCTACTCTTCGAGAGGGTTGAGGGATACGGGAACAGGGTCGTTGGTGGCATCTGCGGGTCTAGGCGCAGGATCTTAGAGGCTTTAGGTCTCACCCCTTCCTCCTTCTATGAGCAGCTCATTCAGGCCATTAGGAAACCCAAGCCATGCGTGGTGGGAGACGGCCCAGTTATGGAGGTGATGGAACCCCCAAGCCTCAATAAGATCCCCATCCTCACCCACTTCGAGAGGGACCCTGGACCTTATATAACCGCAGGGGTCCTCTACGCCGGGATCCCCGACGGCTCAACGGGGAACGTCTCGTTCCACAGGCTCCTAGTCCTCGATGAGAGGAGGATGACCCTTAGGATAGTGCCCCGCCATCTCTACAGGATAGTCCAGATGGCTAGGGAGCGGGGCCTAACAAGCCTGGATGTTAGCATCTCCATCGGGCTCCACCCAGCCGTCATGGTCGCGGCGGCCTCCCCCGCCCCCTTCGGGGTCTGCGAGTTCGAGGTGGCCAACTCCCTATTAGGGGGAGGCTTGAGGCTTATTGAGTGCGAGCACGTGGATGCCCTAGCCCCCGCCGACGCGGAGCTGGTATTAGAGGGGCGCCTACATCTGGACGAGGAGGCCCTTGAGGGTCCATTCGTCGACCTCTCAGGAACCTATGATATAGAGAGGAGGCAGCCGGTGGTGGAGGTTGTTGGGGTGATGCACAGGGAGGACTACATCTACCAGGCCCTCCTCCCCTCGGGCTCGGAGCATAAGCTGCTGATGGGGATGCCACCAGAGGCCAGGATATGGGAGTATGCTAGGGGGGTGGTCCCAACCGTGAGGGAGGTCAACATGACCCGGGGAGGCTGCGGATGGCTCCACTGCGTCGTGAGCCTCGAGAAGTTCAGGGAGGGGGACCCGAAGAACGTCTTGATGGCGATATTCGCCGCCCACCCGAGCCTGAAGCTGGCCGTGGTCGTAGACTCAGATATAGATCCCTACGATATGGAGCAGGTTGAATGGGCCATAGCGACGAGGTTCAGGGGAGACGAGGACCTCCTGGTCATCCCTCACGTGAGGGTCTCAAGCCTGGACCCCACATCAGACCAGGAGCTCGAATTGGGATGCAAGGTTGGAATAGATGCGACAAGGCCCCTAACCAAGCCCCAGGAGAAGTTCGAGAAGGCAAGGATCCCCATATCCGATAGGGCTAAGAGGCTCCTCCAGAGGTATGGGCAGGAAGGAGGTAGGAAAAGCTGTACTTAGACAGATTGGAGGAGGAGATGCTGAGGGGAGAGATGGGGCCAGCTGTGGCGAGGGCTATGGAGCTCCTGATCGCCCTTGGGGAGGTATTTGAGGCCGAGCGCCTAGTGCCCATAGAGGGGGCCCATATATCAGGGGTCTCATATAAGAATCTAGATGAGGCGGGGCTGGAGTTTCTTGAAGACTTGGCAGAGCTTGGGGCCCAGACCCGTGTGAGGGCCACTCTCAACCCCGCGGGTATGGACCTAGACATATGGAGGGAGATGGGCATCCCCCATGGATTCGCGGAGAGGCAGCTTAGGGTTGTCAAAGCCTTCGAGAGGATGGGGGTGGAGACCACATGCACCTGCACCCCCTACCTCATAGGGCACAATCCAAGGCAGGGGAGCCAGATAGCCTGGGCTGAGTCATCTGCGGTCGCCTTCTCCAACTCAGTCCTAGGGGCGAGGACTAACAGGGAGTCAGGCCCCTCAGCCCTAGCCAGCTCCATCACCGGAAGAACCCCCCTCTACGGATATAGGATCGAGGAGAACAGGAGGCCGGGAGCCGTAGTCGAGGTTGAGGCAGAACTCAAGAGCCATCTGGATTACAGCGCGTTGGGCTACCATATCGGAGAGGCCCTTGGTTCCTCAGTCCCTTACATCAGGGGGGTTCCCAGGGCCGACGAGGACAGCCTGAAGAGCTTGGCTGCGTCCTCTGCCACATCGGGTGGGATAGCGCTATTCCACATGGAGGGGGTTACACCTGAGGCTGATAGATTCGGAGAGGAGGACCTGAAGGGGTTGGAGAGGATAACTGTCGAGGATGAGGACCTAGAGGAGGCTATCTCGAGCCTCTCCGGAGAGGTTGAGGACCCCGTCTTCTGCCTTGGCTGCCCCCACTGCAGCCTTGAGGAGATAAGGATGGCGGCCAAGCTCCTAAAGGGGAGGAGGCTTAGATGGAGGCTTTGGATATTCACAAGCAGGGGCGTATACAGAGAGGCGGAGAGGAGGGGATACATCCACACGATCCTCGAGGCTGGGGGGAGGGTCTTCAGGGACACCTGTATGGTGGTCGCCCCACTGAGGGAGATGGGCTGGAGGGAGATCGCCACCGACAGCTGTAAGGCAGCCCACTACGCCTCGAACATGGGCCTAAAGGTTAGGCTTGAGTCCCTCGAGAAGATGGTGGAGGAAGCCTCAAGTTGAGGATAAGGGGGAGGAGGATCGTGGGGGGATACGCCGAGGGCGAGGCCCTAATCAGCCCTGAACCCATAAGCTTCTATGGAGGAGTTGACCCAGAGACAGGCGTCATAACAGAAAGGGGCCACAAGCTCGAGGGGGAATCGGTGAAGGGGAGGGTCTTCATCTTCCCGAGGGGGAAGGGGAGCACCGTTGGAAGCTACATAATCTACAGAATGAAGAAGCTGGGCACAGCCCCATCAGCCATCATAAACCATGAGACAGAGGCCATAATAGCGACTGGATGCGTCCTGGCCAAGATCCCTCTAATAGACAGGCTGGAGGCAGACCCCATCAAAACCCTGAAAACAGGAGACTACATAAGGGTATACGGAGACGAGGGACTAATAGAGGTAACTTAAGAAAAGAGTTGAAGAAAAGGAATATGTATAAAATGGTTAGAAAAAGGAGAGAGATCCTTCTGCAACTTGAACATTATGTAGGTAAAGCTACGTCCAAAAATTAAGTATCTGAGATTTAATGGAGCAAAGTTCGAGTTTAATTTAGATATATTTACCGATTTCGTAGATAATCATTATCAACCTTGAGAACCCAAACCGGATGCTCTGAAACTCGATTTAGTGATCTATGATAAGAATCTCTGCATATCGTAGGTTTGATTTTGAAATATTCTATTTCAAACGGCTTAGAGCCATCGCTCTGGAAAGGAATTTATCGCCGTTAGCCCAAAGTCCTCCGGTATGAATGGTAGGGGAACCTTCATCGCCTTCGAGGGGATCGATGGGAGCGGGAAGTCCACTCTTGTGAGGCTGACCTACGAGATGCTGAGGAGGAGGGGGCTACAGGCCGTGAAGACTAAGGAACCAAGCTCGGGACCCATTGGAAGATTCATAAGAGCTCAGATAGGCCAGATGGAAAGGAGGCTCTCACCGGGGTCCCTCGCCCTCCTATTCGCAGCCGATCGTCTAGATCACGCTGAGCGGTTGATCAGGCCCTCCTTGGAGAGGGGAATGATCGTATTATCGGATCGGTACCTCTACTCCTCCCTGGTATATCAGGGGGCCGAGGGGGTGAATATGGAGTGGATCAGGGAGCTGA
This genomic interval carries:
- a CDS encoding aconitase X catalytic domain-containing protein; its protein translation is MYLDRLEEEMLRGEMGPAVARAMELLIALGEVFEAERLVPIEGAHISGVSYKNLDEAGLEFLEDLAELGAQTRVRATLNPAGMDLDIWREMGIPHGFAERQLRVVKAFERMGVETTCTCTPYLIGHNPRQGSQIAWAESSAVAFSNSVLGARTNRESGPSALASSITGRTPLYGYRIEENRRPGAVVEVEAELKSHLDYSALGYHIGEALGSSVPYIRGVPRADEDSLKSLAASSATSGGIALFHMEGVTPEADRFGEEDLKGLERITVEDEDLEEAISSLSGEVEDPVFCLGCPHCSLEEIRMAAKLLKGRRLRWRLWIFTSRGVYREAERRGYIHTILEAGGRVFRDTCMVVAPLREMGWREIATDSCKAAHYASNMGLKVRLESLEKMVEEASS
- a CDS encoding UbiD family decarboxylase, with amino-acid sequence MSDLRGFLERLEREGEVLHIEEEASPRFEIPLLLRAFDGDKALLFERVEGYGNRVVGGICGSRRRILEALGLTPSSFYEQLIQAIRKPKPCVVGDGPVMEVMEPPSLNKIPILTHFERDPGPYITAGVLYAGIPDGSTGNVSFHRLLVLDERRMTLRIVPRHLYRIVQMARERGLTSLDVSISIGLHPAVMVAAASPAPFGVCEFEVANSLLGGGLRLIECEHVDALAPADAELVLEGRLHLDEEALEGPFVDLSGTYDIERRQPVVEVVGVMHREDYIYQALLPSGSEHKLLMGMPPEARIWEYARGVVPTVREVNMTRGGCGWLHCVVSLEKFREGDPKNVLMAIFAAHPSLKLAVVVDSDIDPYDMEQVEWAIATRFRGDEDLLVIPHVRVSSLDPTSDQELELGCKVGIDATRPLTKPQEKFEKARIPISDRAKRLLQRYGQEGGRKSCT
- a CDS encoding DUF126 domain-containing protein — encoded protein: MRIRGRRIVGGYAEGEALISPEPISFYGGVDPETGVITERGHKLEGESVKGRVFIFPRGKGSTVGSYIIYRMKKLGTAPSAIINHETEAIIATGCVLAKIPLIDRLEADPIKTLKTGDYIRVYGDEGLIEVT
- a CDS encoding dTMP kinase — translated: MNGRGTFIAFEGIDGSGKSTLVRLTYEMLRRRGLQAVKTKEPSSGPIGRFIRAQIGQMERRLSPGSLALLFAADRLDHAERLIRPSLERGMIVLSDRYLYSSLVYQGAEGVNMEWIRELNRFAPKPHLCILLDVSPETGMRRIGRRPKTVFENEKLQERVRRLYLELVEDGEIIRVDAERPVEEVQRDVNHMVEELLRGRGIINSKAQ
- a CDS encoding metallophosphoesterase family protein: MRVLVISDVHSNLEALLEVLGDADGFDLAICAGDIVGYGPNPSECLRKIDELGFHSVMGNHDYAIVTGDTSGFNPYAAEAVRINRRLLEADEVRRLGSLPMGLNLEIDGVRIQVYHGSPSDPVNEYVFPEEAEAVAEDYLEALDVGLIILGHTHIPYVIETGNGFLMNPGSVGQPRDGDPRASYMLLEIEGSSVKVDHRRVDYDVDSVASKMRRMGLPEVLAARLYGGW